In Neorhizobium galegae, the following proteins share a genomic window:
- a CDS encoding DUF2239 family protein, whose protein sequence is MADFHWTAFRGDKRIAGGSPAEVVTAIRAGGRESVLVFDDATGKPVDLDLRGTLEDCLGRLPTDNVEPVEPVERRPGRPKLGVVPREVTLLPRHWEWLGQQPGGASVALRKLVDAARAASSSGDDRRRGQEAADRFMRALGGDQPGYEDAARALYAGQEDRFKELTESWPTDVRDHARYLARAAFDAGPADEK, encoded by the coding sequence ATGGCAGATTTTCATTGGACCGCTTTTCGAGGCGACAAGCGCATTGCGGGCGGTTCACCGGCCGAGGTCGTGACGGCGATCAGGGCCGGCGGCCGTGAAAGCGTTCTGGTCTTCGACGATGCGACCGGAAAGCCGGTCGATCTCGATCTCCGCGGCACACTCGAAGACTGTCTCGGCCGCCTTCCCACGGACAATGTGGAGCCTGTCGAGCCGGTGGAACGGCGGCCCGGACGGCCGAAGCTTGGCGTGGTGCCGCGCGAGGTGACACTGCTGCCGCGGCATTGGGAATGGCTCGGCCAGCAGCCGGGCGGGGCCTCGGTTGCTCTGCGCAAGCTCGTCGATGCGGCGCGTGCAGCCAGCAGTTCGGGAGATGACAGGCGCCGGGGTCAGGAGGCCGCCGACCGTTTCATGCGGGCACTCGGCGGGGATCAGCCGGGATATGAGGACGCGGCGAGGGCGCTTTATGCCGGGCAAGAGGATCGCTTCAAGGAGCTGACGGAGAGTTGGCCGACGGATGTCCGTGATCACGCCCGATATCTCGCTCGAGCCGCATTCGATGCGGGCCCAGCAGACGAGAAATAA
- a CDS encoding acyltransferase family protein, with amino-acid sequence MTAPKMPRLLNLDILRLVSALMVLTFHYGFRMRISGEGGGIGFPELAPLAMWFDTGLLIFFAISGYVITMSAEGRSAYDFAAGRFARLWPTFIVCATITAVVLAVWHVPTLDPPTVRQWLAHGVIISRGLGQPFLDGAYWTIAYEIIFYGWVFLLIATGLFERGWRVVVLAWLAISIVNEALIGSGAIQKLLITEYSGYFAFGLALYKVRQHASLSSHCVLAAAVCWAIATPFLTEPDFIATYGLSRSAVGLALIGPLALAAVAVCATAPSLRISQTLAIGLGGLTYPLYLLHQNIGYAVFARFGTEQNRWLVALVLVAALLFAAWVIARTVEPASRRAIIRAAGHLRDGLGRLRQRTA; translated from the coding sequence ATGACGGCCCCGAAGATGCCAAGGCTGCTGAACCTGGATATCCTGCGCCTCGTCTCGGCGCTGATGGTGCTGACGTTCCATTACGGTTTCCGCATGCGGATTTCCGGGGAGGGCGGTGGCATCGGCTTTCCTGAACTCGCACCCCTTGCCATGTGGTTCGATACCGGCCTGCTGATCTTCTTCGCCATTTCCGGCTATGTCATCACCATGTCGGCCGAAGGCCGCTCGGCCTATGATTTCGCCGCCGGGCGTTTCGCGCGGCTCTGGCCGACCTTCATCGTCTGCGCGACGATTACCGCCGTCGTGCTCGCCGTCTGGCATGTGCCGACCCTCGATCCGCCAACGGTCAGGCAATGGCTCGCGCATGGGGTGATCATCTCACGCGGCCTCGGCCAGCCCTTCCTCGACGGCGCCTACTGGACGATCGCCTACGAGATCATCTTCTACGGCTGGGTTTTCCTGTTGATCGCCACCGGCCTTTTCGAGCGCGGCTGGCGCGTTGTCGTACTGGCGTGGCTGGCGATTTCGATCGTCAACGAGGCCTTGATCGGCAGCGGCGCAATCCAGAAACTGCTGATTACGGAATATTCCGGTTATTTCGCTTTCGGCCTGGCGCTCTACAAGGTGAGGCAGCATGCGTCCCTTTCGAGCCACTGCGTGCTCGCCGCCGCCGTCTGCTGGGCAATCGCCACACCCTTCCTGACCGAACCGGACTTCATCGCAACATACGGGCTGAGCCGCAGCGCCGTCGGGCTCGCGCTGATCGGGCCGCTGGCGCTTGCAGCGGTTGCGGTCTGCGCTACGGCCCCGTCGCTGCGCATTTCTCAGACCCTGGCGATCGGGCTCGGCGGTCTCACCTATCCGCTCTACCTGCTGCACCAGAATATCGGTTACGCGGTGTTTGCTCGTTTCGGTACGGAACAGAACCGCTGGCTCGTAGCCCTCGTCCTGGTTGCTGCCCTGCTCTTCGCCGCCTGGGTGATCGCAAGAACTGTCGAACCGGCGTCGCGGCGGGCGATCATCCGCGCGGCTGGTCATCTTCGCGACGGTTTGGGGCGCCTCAGACAGCGGACCGCCTGA
- a CDS encoding MBL fold metallo-hydrolase, producing the protein MSVFLCGACGTSFEEAPEACPICTDERQYIPPSGQAWTTTEKLAQTHRNSWAQLEPELLAIQTVPAFAINQRALLVRTPAGNILWDCIALLDDATRAIVQSLGGLSAIAISHPHYYTTMQDWAAAFDAPIYLHAADKEWICRPSDHVRLWDEDALVLSSSVTLVHGGGHFAGGTVLHWTGEDDKGVLLAGDIVQVTPGTDHVSFMWSYPNMLPLSAAEVADVAERLALWPFERIYGAFSHQNVRQDGQAIVARSARRYIDRLSK; encoded by the coding sequence ATGTCGGTTTTTCTCTGCGGCGCCTGCGGCACTTCTTTCGAGGAAGCGCCGGAAGCGTGCCCCATCTGCACAGACGAGCGGCAGTATATACCGCCTTCCGGCCAGGCCTGGACGACGACGGAAAAGCTTGCACAGACGCACCGAAATTCTTGGGCGCAGCTCGAACCGGAACTGTTGGCGATCCAGACCGTTCCCGCCTTCGCCATCAACCAGAGGGCCCTGCTGGTTCGCACACCGGCGGGAAACATCCTTTGGGATTGCATCGCGCTCCTCGACGACGCGACCAGGGCGATCGTCCAGTCACTGGGCGGCCTCAGCGCCATCGCGATCTCCCATCCGCACTATTACACGACCATGCAGGATTGGGCCGCCGCCTTCGACGCGCCGATCTATCTGCATGCCGCGGACAAGGAGTGGATCTGCCGTCCGTCGGATCATGTCCGGCTGTGGGACGAGGACGCGCTCGTGCTTTCATCCTCCGTCACGCTGGTCCATGGCGGCGGACACTTTGCCGGCGGCACCGTCCTGCATTGGACGGGCGAAGACGACAAGGGCGTGCTGCTGGCCGGAGATATCGTTCAGGTCACGCCGGGCACCGACCACGTCTCCTTCATGTGGAGCTACCCCAACATGCTGCCGCTCAGCGCCGCTGAAGTTGCCGATGTCGCAGAGCGGCTGGCACTTTGGCCTTTCGAGCGGATCTACGGCGCCTTTTCGCACCAGAATGTCCGTCAGGACGGACAGGCGATCGTCGCCCGCTCCGCCAGGCGTTATATCGACCGGCTCTCCAAATGA
- a CDS encoding IclR family transcriptional regulator: MRKKAVNSLERLQAVLEVFTEDRLEWTPEELMEELGYSRPTLYRYLKILKDSGFLTSMPNTGFTLGPRVVEMDYLLRKSDSLILSGAPYLQKLTGRYECTALLVRWYGEKILCVDSISSSREAISSYPRGRPMPLSRGAIGRSIVAFLPRRNLVPLINRTLDDWQAAGAGDTVEAVLDGLKSVRKKGYAVAHGEVTPGVVGFAAPIFDAGQSPIASFSVTIAQEHVRGSAVEDIGREVLLAAGEITAALASHRHRISGR; encoded by the coding sequence TTGAGAAAAAAGGCCGTCAACAGTCTCGAACGCCTTCAGGCGGTTCTTGAGGTTTTCACCGAGGACCGTCTGGAATGGACCCCGGAAGAGCTGATGGAGGAGCTGGGCTATAGCCGGCCGACGCTCTATCGCTATCTCAAGATCCTGAAGGACAGCGGTTTCCTCACGTCCATGCCGAATACCGGCTTCACGCTGGGCCCGAGGGTGGTGGAGATGGATTACCTGCTGCGGAAATCCGACAGTCTCATCCTTTCCGGCGCGCCCTACCTCCAGAAACTCACGGGGCGATACGAATGCACGGCGCTTCTGGTGCGCTGGTACGGCGAAAAGATCCTCTGCGTCGATTCGATCAGTTCCAGCCGCGAGGCGATCAGCAGCTATCCGCGCGGGAGGCCGATGCCGCTCAGCCGCGGCGCGATCGGCCGCTCCATCGTCGCCTTCCTGCCGCGCCGCAATCTGGTGCCGCTGATCAATCGCACGCTCGACGATTGGCAGGCAGCGGGCGCCGGCGATACCGTGGAAGCCGTCCTCGACGGGCTGAAGTCGGTGCGCAAGAAGGGTTATGCCGTGGCCCATGGCGAGGTGACACCCGGTGTCGTCGGTTTCGCGGCACCGATCTTCGATGCGGGCCAGAGCCCCATCGCCAGCTTCTCCGTAACGATCGCTCAAGAACACGTCCGCGGCTCCGCTGTGGAGGATATCGGGCGGGAGGTCTTGCTTGCAGCCGGTGAGATCACCGCCGCGCTGGCCTCGCATCGACACAGGATTTCCGGGCGATAA
- a CDS encoding LysR substrate-binding domain-containing protein — MDYPNLRHIRLFCACLRTGSLTRAADIVGVTQPAASQAISRLEDRFGTRLLERGPGHAMATPAGRVVQTRSLRALDLIRTGCQRLQADSGSRGSGADARLTISHLRALQAFAQTGGFPGAARILDQSGAAVQRTARNAEAILGTSLFEADGRATRFTGAGRAVARWAGLSLKELGNATEEVQELRGKFDGLVSIGALPMARTTIVPDAIASLALTHPLARFEILEGSYEQLLSDLEMGHIDFLIGALRSRLTPTLCQEPLFDFRLAVVAGAGHPLSSKADVSLAELASYPWVVARKGTPNRSTFDALAAKFPDGPQMQGTVETGSLTALRGILMQTDRLALLSRHQLRHELKAGFLALLNYEVPGKPLSIGITTRRNWQPTALQAEYLAAIRRVVATEAAVSAPGGARLPALKAAE; from the coding sequence GTGGACTATCCCAATCTGCGCCATATCCGTCTTTTCTGCGCCTGCCTGCGCACCGGCTCGCTGACGCGGGCGGCCGATATCGTCGGCGTGACCCAGCCGGCGGCCTCGCAGGCGATTTCGCGCCTCGAAGACCGCTTTGGAACGCGGCTTCTCGAGCGCGGGCCGGGGCATGCGATGGCGACGCCGGCAGGCCGGGTCGTCCAGACCCGGTCGCTCAGGGCACTCGATCTTATCCGGACCGGCTGCCAGAGGCTCCAGGCGGATTCGGGTTCGCGCGGCTCCGGTGCCGATGCAAGGCTGACGATCTCCCACCTGCGCGCCCTACAGGCCTTTGCCCAGACCGGAGGGTTTCCGGGTGCCGCGCGCATCCTCGACCAATCGGGCGCCGCGGTTCAGCGCACGGCGCGCAACGCGGAGGCAATCCTCGGCACAAGCCTTTTCGAGGCCGATGGCCGCGCGACGCGGTTCACCGGTGCCGGTCGCGCCGTTGCCCGCTGGGCCGGCCTTTCGTTGAAGGAACTCGGCAACGCCACCGAGGAAGTGCAGGAGCTGCGCGGCAAGTTCGATGGCCTGGTATCGATCGGCGCGCTGCCCATGGCGCGCACCACCATTGTGCCCGATGCCATTGCCTCGCTGGCCCTCACCCATCCGCTGGCGCGGTTCGAGATCCTCGAAGGCAGCTACGAGCAGCTTCTCAGCGATCTGGAAATGGGACATATCGATTTTCTGATCGGCGCGCTGCGCAGCCGCCTGACGCCGACACTGTGCCAAGAGCCGCTTTTCGATTTTCGGCTGGCAGTCGTCGCGGGTGCCGGCCATCCGCTTTCGAGCAAGGCGGATGTCTCGCTTGCCGAACTTGCCTCCTATCCATGGGTGGTGGCGCGCAAGGGGACGCCCAACCGCAGCACGTTCGATGCCCTGGCGGCGAAGTTTCCCGATGGACCGCAGATGCAAGGGACCGTCGAGACCGGCTCGCTGACGGCTCTGCGGGGTATCCTGATGCAGACGGATCGGCTGGCATTGCTTTCCCGCCATCAGCTCCGGCACGAGTTGAAGGCCGGGTTCCTCGCGCTTCTGAACTACGAAGTGCCGGGAAAGCCGCTGTCGATCGGCATCACCACCCGCCGCAACTGGCAGCCGACGGCTCTCCAGGCGGAATATCTGGCGGCGATCCGGCGTGTGGTCGCGACGGAGGCGGCAGTCAGCGCGCCTGGCGGTGCCCGCCTGCCTGCGCTGAAGGCGGCCGAGTAG
- a CDS encoding TRAP transporter substrate-binding protein, protein MNVNRRTLLLGAATTGIATTFSIRTRPANAAEFTYKFANNQALTHPMNVRAKEAVAKIQEESGGRMAINIFPSSQLGADTDMLNQVRSGGVEMFSLSPIILSTLVPNASLNGVGFAFPSYDKVWPAMDGELGKYVRAEIEKKGLLTLDKIWDNGFRQITSSKGPIEKPKDLEGFKIRVPVSPLWTSMFTAFGSAPASINFAETYTALQTGIVDGQENPLAILTTAKLFEVQKYVSMTNHMWDGFWILLNRRSWQALPADLQGIVSKHFNAAAELQRKDVMGLNATVQAELEGKGMKFNKPDGALFQEKLRAANFYKDWKAKYGDEAWAILEKAIGKSLS, encoded by the coding sequence ATGAACGTCAATCGCAGAACGCTTCTTTTGGGCGCGGCCACGACCGGCATCGCCACCACCTTTTCGATCCGCACACGGCCGGCAAACGCCGCCGAATTCACCTACAAGTTCGCCAACAACCAGGCGCTGACGCATCCGATGAACGTCCGCGCGAAGGAGGCGGTCGCCAAGATCCAGGAGGAGAGCGGTGGCCGCATGGCGATCAACATCTTCCCGTCGAGCCAGCTCGGCGCCGATACCGACATGCTGAACCAGGTGCGCTCCGGCGGCGTCGAAATGTTCAGCCTGTCGCCGATCATCCTGTCGACGCTGGTGCCGAACGCCTCGCTCAACGGCGTCGGTTTTGCGTTCCCGAGCTATGACAAGGTCTGGCCGGCGATGGACGGCGAACTCGGCAAATATGTTCGCGCCGAGATCGAGAAGAAGGGCCTGCTGACGCTCGACAAGATCTGGGACAACGGTTTCCGGCAGATCACCTCGTCGAAGGGACCGATCGAAAAGCCGAAGGATCTCGAAGGCTTCAAGATCCGCGTGCCGGTGAGCCCGCTCTGGACCTCAATGTTCACCGCCTTCGGTTCGGCGCCTGCCAGCATCAACTTTGCGGAGACCTATACGGCTCTGCAGACCGGCATCGTCGACGGGCAGGAGAACCCGCTCGCCATCCTGACCACGGCAAAGCTGTTCGAGGTGCAGAAATACGTCTCGATGACCAACCACATGTGGGACGGTTTCTGGATCCTACTTAATCGCCGCTCCTGGCAGGCGCTGCCGGCAGATTTGCAGGGGATCGTTTCGAAGCACTTCAACGCCGCCGCCGAGCTGCAGCGCAAGGACGTGATGGGCCTCAACGCCACCGTCCAGGCAGAACTCGAAGGCAAGGGCATGAAGTTCAACAAGCCCGACGGCGCGCTTTTCCAGGAAAAGCTGCGCGCTGCCAATTTCTACAAGGACTGGAAAGCGAAATATGGCGACGAGGCCTGGGCCATTCTCGAAAAGGCCATCGGCAAGTCATTGAGCTGA
- a CDS encoding TRAP transporter large permease subunit, translating to MDEASLLAGLEGVAPQQSGSVWMRPVEAVAAALLVGIIALLLAGVISRYVFSLPIVWIDEVASISFLWLAMLGSAMAVDRSEHLRLTLFVGMLPEKLHGLANTLALLLMALFLGVMLRPAYEYAIEESYITSAALNIPMSFRAAALPVGVGLMLILAVVNALRGSNLRQVAISVVVIAAVTALLWLVGPSLKQIGNWNIPIFLVGFVALFLVLGVPIAFCFGLGTLAFLTFTTSVPVFVMIGRMDEGMSSIILLSVPIFVLLGCVLDATGMGRAIVEVLASLLGHVRAGMSYVLLGSMFLVSGISGSKVSDMATVAPALFPEMKRRGHKPPEMIALLATGAAMAETVPPSIVLIVLGSAAGVSIAGLFTSGFAIAMVLLLVLAILARWKARHESMAGVRRAPLSVIKKAFLVAAPALVLPFLIRTAVGEGIATATEVSTIAVLYAMIIGATLYGGISLKKLYSMLVETAALSGAILMILGAASAMAWALTQTGFAAQLVQAVQGLPGGWMTFMGVTILIFMVLGCVLEGLPAIVLMAPIMFPVARSLGINDIHYSMVVVTAMNIGLMTPPIGIGFYIACKIGNVSPDDAMKAIWPYIGALMIGLLVIAAVPYFSTVFL from the coding sequence ATGGACGAGGCTTCGCTGCTCGCCGGCCTCGAAGGCGTGGCGCCGCAGCAGAGCGGTTCCGTCTGGATGCGGCCGGTGGAGGCGGTTGCCGCAGCACTTCTCGTCGGCATCATCGCGCTTTTGCTGGCCGGGGTCATTTCCCGCTATGTTTTCTCGCTGCCGATCGTCTGGATCGACGAGGTGGCGTCGATCTCCTTCCTCTGGCTCGCCATGCTCGGCTCCGCCATGGCGGTCGACCGCAGCGAACACCTGCGGCTGACGCTTTTCGTCGGCATGCTGCCGGAGAAGCTCCACGGGTTGGCGAATACGCTGGCCCTGCTACTGATGGCGCTCTTCCTCGGCGTGATGCTGCGGCCGGCCTACGAATACGCGATCGAGGAATCCTACATCACCTCGGCGGCGCTCAATATTCCGATGAGCTTTCGAGCCGCGGCCCTGCCGGTCGGCGTCGGGCTGATGCTGATCCTCGCGGTGGTCAATGCGCTGAGGGGATCGAACCTCAGGCAGGTGGCGATATCCGTAGTCGTCATCGCCGCCGTGACGGCGCTCCTCTGGCTCGTCGGGCCGAGCCTGAAGCAGATCGGCAACTGGAACATTCCGATCTTCCTCGTCGGATTCGTGGCGCTGTTCCTGGTTCTCGGGGTGCCGATCGCTTTCTGCTTCGGCCTCGGGACGCTGGCATTTCTGACGTTCACGACTTCTGTTCCGGTCTTCGTGATGATCGGCCGCATGGACGAGGGCATGTCGAGCATCATCCTGCTCTCGGTGCCGATCTTCGTGCTGCTCGGCTGCGTGCTTGATGCGACCGGCATGGGCAGGGCGATCGTCGAGGTTCTGGCATCGCTGCTCGGCCATGTCCGGGCCGGCATGTCCTATGTCCTGCTCGGCTCGATGTTCCTGGTGTCCGGCATTTCCGGCTCCAAAGTCTCCGACATGGCGACGGTCGCGCCGGCGCTGTTTCCGGAGATGAAGCGTCGCGGTCACAAGCCGCCGGAAATGATTGCACTGCTTGCGACGGGCGCGGCGATGGCGGAAACCGTGCCGCCATCGATCGTGCTGATCGTGCTCGGGTCCGCGGCCGGCGTTTCGATCGCCGGGCTGTTCACCTCCGGTTTCGCGATTGCCATGGTTCTGCTTCTGGTGCTTGCGATCCTGGCGCGCTGGAAGGCGCGGCATGAATCCATGGCCGGCGTTCGCCGTGCGCCGCTCTCGGTGATCAAGAAGGCGTTTCTGGTCGCCGCCCCGGCGCTGGTGCTGCCCTTCCTGATCCGCACCGCCGTCGGCGAGGGGATTGCCACCGCGACCGAAGTTTCGACGATCGCCGTTCTCTACGCGATGATCATCGGTGCGACGCTTTATGGCGGCATCAGCCTGAAAAAGCTCTATTCCATGCTCGTGGAAACGGCGGCACTCTCCGGCGCGATCCTGATGATCCTGGGGGCCGCGTCCGCCATGGCCTGGGCACTGACCCAGACCGGGTTCGCGGCGCAGCTTGTGCAGGCGGTCCAGGGCCTGCCGGGTGGATGGATGACCTTCATGGGCGTCACCATCCTGATCTTCATGGTGCTCGGCTGCGTGCTGGAAGGCTTGCCGGCGATCGTGCTGATGGCGCCGATCATGTTTCCGGTCGCCCGTTCGCTCGGTATCAACGACATCCACTATTCGATGGTGGTGGTGACGGCGATGAATATCGGCCTGATGACGCCGCCGATCGGCATCGGTTTCTACATCGCCTGCAAGATCGGCAATGTCTCGCCGGATGACGCCATGAAGGCCATCTGGCCCTATATCGGCGCGCTGATGATCGGCCTCCTGGTGATCGCGGCCGTGCCCTATTTCTCGACGGTTTTCCTTTGA
- a CDS encoding methylenetetrahydrofolate reductase: protein MALLNLFRGKQEEKSVEPASFRDLIDGYSIEVMPRTAAKIEDFKALLPKGTRVYIAHIDGTPIEDMVQTARRLHEDGFPVMPHFPSRIIPSHAILEDWIKRYRNEAGVEQALLLGGGVSTPAGDFDSSIQLIETGLFDRYGFKRLHVAGHPEGNKDIDKDGGYRIVDEALKFKQAYSERTDAEMAIATQFAFDAKPVIAWAERIAAAGVKLPIHLGIAGPTKLQTLIKFAIACGVGPSLGVLQKRAMDLSKLLVPYEPTEVLTEIADYKASHPESLIQQIHVFPLGGIRASGEWMNEQLTGERNVAP from the coding sequence ATGGCACTTTTGAATTTGTTCAGGGGCAAGCAGGAAGAAAAGTCCGTGGAGCCGGCCAGCTTCAGGGACCTTATTGACGGCTATTCCATCGAAGTCATGCCGCGCACCGCGGCCAAGATCGAAGATTTCAAGGCCCTGCTGCCGAAGGGCACGCGGGTCTATATCGCCCATATCGACGGGACGCCGATCGAGGACATGGTGCAGACCGCAAGGCGCCTGCACGAAGACGGTTTCCCCGTCATGCCGCATTTTCCCTCCCGTATCATTCCAAGCCATGCGATCCTGGAGGACTGGATCAAGCGCTACAGAAACGAGGCGGGCGTGGAGCAGGCGCTGCTGCTCGGCGGCGGCGTTTCGACGCCTGCCGGCGATTTCGACAGTTCCATCCAGCTGATCGAGACCGGCCTGTTCGACCGCTACGGCTTCAAGCGGCTGCATGTCGCCGGCCACCCGGAAGGCAATAAGGACATCGACAAGGACGGCGGTTACAGGATCGTCGACGAGGCGTTGAAGTTCAAGCAGGCCTATTCCGAGCGCACCGATGCGGAGATGGCGATCGCCACGCAGTTCGCCTTCGATGCCAAGCCGGTCATCGCCTGGGCGGAGCGCATCGCTGCCGCCGGGGTCAAACTACCAATCCATCTCGGGATTGCCGGCCCGACCAAGCTGCAGACGCTCATCAAGTTCGCCATCGCCTGCGGTGTCGGCCCCTCGCTCGGCGTGCTGCAGAAGCGCGCAATGGATCTCAGCAAGCTCCTGGTTCCCTACGAGCCGACCGAAGTGCTGACCGAGATCGCCGACTACAAGGCTTCCCATCCGGAAAGCCTGATCCAGCAGATCCATGTCTTCCCGCTCGGTGGCATCCGTGCCAGCGGGGAATGGATGAACGAACAGCTGACCGGCGAGCGCAACGTCGCACCGTGA
- the ligM gene encoding vanillate/3-O-methylgallate O-demethylase, translating to MTQANLTQVLKDAGNTVEHLRNSKTGIYVYPVVAPEFSNWRSEQAAWREGAVLFDQSHHMDELVVEGPDAAKFLESLSINSFANFGVDRAKHYVPVTPAGHVIGDMIIFRETEEKFVLVGRAPTANWLLYNASLGKYNVKLTHDPRSPSRPDGKLVTRIHYRFQIQGPDAPKVFEKMNGGPIPEIKFFHVDWINVGGRKVQALRHGMAGAPGLEIWGPYAEKDEVRAAIIKAAEEAGVDLRPVGSRAYATNTLESGWIPSPLPAIYTGDELQAYRDWLSAQSYEASGSIGGSYVSDKIEDYYLNPYELGYGVYVKFDHDFVGRAAVEKQKATPQRRKVTFEWNSDDVVKVIASAFQPGEQAAKWIDFPLSNYASSSFDKVLKDGKVVGLSMFNGYSYNERSMLSLGVVDADIKENDILTLIWGEPDGGTSKTSVEQGHKQAEIRVRVAAVPYAQEARENYAESWRTKKAL from the coding sequence GTGACTCAGGCCAATCTCACTCAAGTTTTGAAGGATGCGGGCAACACTGTCGAGCATCTGCGTAACTCCAAGACCGGCATCTATGTATACCCGGTCGTGGCTCCGGAATTCTCCAACTGGCGTTCTGAACAGGCTGCATGGCGTGAAGGCGCCGTTCTTTTCGACCAGTCGCATCACATGGACGAGCTGGTCGTCGAAGGCCCGGACGCCGCCAAGTTCCTGGAAAGCCTGTCGATCAACAGCTTCGCCAATTTCGGCGTCGATCGCGCCAAGCACTACGTTCCAGTCACGCCTGCCGGCCACGTCATCGGCGACATGATCATCTTCCGCGAAACGGAAGAGAAGTTCGTCCTCGTCGGCCGCGCGCCGACCGCCAACTGGCTGCTCTACAACGCGTCGCTCGGCAAATATAACGTCAAGCTGACCCACGACCCGCGTTCGCCTTCGCGTCCGGACGGCAAGCTCGTCACCCGCATCCATTACCGCTTCCAGATTCAGGGTCCGGATGCGCCGAAGGTCTTCGAAAAGATGAACGGCGGCCCGATCCCGGAAATCAAGTTCTTCCACGTCGACTGGATCAATGTCGGCGGCCGCAAGGTTCAGGCCCTGCGTCACGGCATGGCCGGCGCTCCGGGTCTCGAAATCTGGGGTCCGTATGCGGAGAAGGACGAAGTTCGCGCCGCCATCATCAAGGCCGCTGAAGAAGCCGGCGTCGATCTGCGCCCGGTCGGCAGCCGCGCCTATGCCACCAACACCCTGGAATCCGGCTGGATCCCGTCGCCGCTCCCGGCGATCTACACCGGTGACGAACTGCAGGCCTATCGCGACTGGCTTTCTGCCCAGAGCTACGAAGCCAGCGGCTCGATCGGCGGCAGCTACGTCTCCGACAAGATCGAAGACTATTACCTGAACCCCTACGAACTGGGTTACGGCGTCTACGTCAAGTTCGACCACGACTTCGTCGGCCGCGCCGCCGTCGAAAAGCAGAAGGCAACCCCGCAACGCCGCAAGGTTACCTTCGAGTGGAATTCCGACGACGTCGTCAAGGTCATCGCTTCGGCTTTCCAGCCAGGCGAGCAGGCCGCCAAGTGGATCGACTTCCCGCTCTCCAACTACGCTTCGTCGAGCTTCGACAAGGTGTTGAAGGACGGCAAGGTCGTCGGCCTGTCGATGTTCAACGGCTATAGCTACAACGAGCGTTCCATGCTGTCGCTCGGCGTCGTCGATGCCGACATCAAGGAAAACGATATCCTGACGCTCATTTGGGGCGAGCCGGATGGCGGTACCTCCAAGACCTCCGTCGAGCAGGGCCACAAACAGGCTGAGATCCGCGTTCGCGTCGCGGCGGTGCCTTACGCTCAGGAAGCTCGTGAAAATTACGCCGAAAGCTGGCGCACAAAGAAGGCCCTCTAA
- a CDS encoding SDR family NAD(P)-dependent oxidoreductase, with protein sequence MDRMKNKVVLVFGAGSVGPGFGNGKAAAVAYAREGGSVVCVDVDLDAARNTVDVIESEGGTGLAIAADVTKSVDIAAVVETTMERFGRIDVLHNNVGINLPGGAAEATEESWRKVMDVNLTSAFLTCKAVLPIMEKQGGGAIINISSLASIRWTGYPYVSYYASKAALNHFTRAIAIEYAAKGIRANAILPGVMDTPHIQKQISGYYGSTEEMKAKRDALSPMKRQGDGWDIAWASVFLASDEAKYITGVELPIDGGLHVTVSGSLN encoded by the coding sequence ATGGATCGCATGAAGAATAAGGTCGTTCTCGTGTTCGGCGCCGGTTCAGTCGGCCCGGGTTTCGGGAACGGCAAGGCCGCGGCCGTCGCCTATGCCCGCGAGGGCGGCAGCGTCGTCTGCGTCGACGTCGATCTCGATGCGGCGAGGAACACGGTCGACGTCATCGAATCCGAGGGCGGCACGGGCCTGGCGATTGCCGCCGACGTCACCAAGTCCGTTGATATTGCCGCCGTCGTCGAAACGACGATGGAACGCTTTGGCCGCATCGACGTGCTGCACAACAATGTCGGCATCAACCTGCCGGGCGGGGCGGCCGAGGCAACCGAAGAAAGCTGGCGCAAGGTGATGGACGTCAACCTGACCAGCGCGTTCCTCACCTGCAAGGCCGTTCTGCCGATCATGGAGAAGCAGGGCGGCGGCGCGATCATCAATATTTCGTCGCTCGCCTCCATCCGATGGACCGGCTACCCATACGTTTCATATTATGCATCGAAGGCGGCGCTGAACCACTTCACACGCGCGATTGCGATCGAATATGCGGCCAAGGGCATCCGCGCTAATGCCATTCTGCCGGGGGTGATGGACACGCCGCACATCCAGAAGCAGATCAGCGGTTACTATGGCTCCACCGAGGAGATGAAGGCCAAAAGAGACGCCCTTTCGCCAATGAAACGCCAGGGAGACGGCTGGGACATCGCCTGGGCCTCGGTTTTCCTCGCGTCCGACGAGGCAAAATACATCACCGGCGTCGAGCTCCCGATTGACGGCGGGCTGCATGTGACGGTGTCCGGCAGCTTGAACTGA